The following are from one region of the Paramicrobacterium humi genome:
- the ilvN gene encoding acetolactate synthase small subunit, translating into MTAHVLSLLVEDKPGLLTRVAGLFARRGFNIESLAVGTSEVKGLSRITVVVDVESQPLEQVTKQLNKLVNVIKIVELDPAQSVQREHMLIKVRVDNATRSQVLEAVNLFRARVVDVATDALVIEVTGDTGKVRALLRVLEPFGIKELAQSGLLAIGRGPKSITDRVFKN; encoded by the coding sequence ATGACCGCACACGTTCTCAGTCTTCTCGTCGAAGACAAGCCGGGCCTGCTGACCCGCGTCGCCGGGCTGTTCGCGCGCCGCGGATTCAACATCGAGTCTCTCGCCGTCGGCACGAGCGAGGTCAAGGGTCTGTCCCGCATCACCGTCGTCGTCGACGTCGAATCGCAGCCGCTCGAGCAAGTGACCAAGCAGCTCAACAAGCTCGTCAACGTCATCAAGATCGTCGAGCTCGACCCCGCACAGTCCGTGCAGCGCGAGCACATGCTGATCAAGGTGCGCGTCGATAACGCCACCCGCTCGCAAGTGCTCGAGGCGGTGAACCTCTTCCGCGCTCGCGTTGTCGACGTGGCCACCGACGCGCTCGTGATCGAGGTCACGGGCGACACAGGCAAGGTGCGGGCACTGCTTCGCGTGCTCGAGCCCTTCGGCATCAAGGAGCTCGCGCAGTCCGGCCTGCTCGCCATCGGGCGCGGACCGAAGTCCATCACGGACCGCGTCTTCAAGAACTGA